From a region of the Thermoflexus hugenholtzii JAD2 genome:
- the rpsB gene encoding 30S ribosomal protein S2 — protein MPRVTMKELLEAGVHFGHKTNRWHPKMKPYIFTERNGVHIIDLQQTIRAIDSTYELVRDKVAQGGVILFVGTKRQAQETIAAEAQRCQMPYVNYRWLGGTLTNWRTIRERIRYYIQLDEMIRNGGLETMPKKEAIRLRRKYEKMRLKFEGLRPLKRLPDMLFVVDTMREATAIREANALNIPVIAMVDTNCDPDPIDYIIPANDDAIRSIKLVTRLMADAVLEGLQLREKMGVPEAPAEEEEIEEVVPALEPRRVFEAEEEEAEEEMEEEIGEELEELP, from the coding sequence ATGCCGCGTGTGACGATGAAGGAGCTGCTGGAAGCCGGGGTGCACTTCGGTCACAAGACCAACCGCTGGCACCCCAAGATGAAACCCTATATCTTCACCGAACGCAACGGCGTCCACATCATTGACCTCCAGCAAACCATCCGCGCCATCGACAGCACCTATGAGCTGGTTCGGGACAAAGTCGCCCAGGGCGGCGTGATCCTGTTCGTGGGGACCAAACGGCAGGCCCAGGAGACCATCGCCGCGGAAGCCCAGCGCTGCCAGATGCCCTATGTGAACTACCGCTGGCTGGGCGGCACCCTCACCAACTGGCGGACCATCCGGGAGCGCATCCGCTACTATATCCAGCTGGACGAGATGATCCGCAACGGCGGTCTGGAGACGATGCCCAAGAAGGAGGCCATCCGGCTCCGTCGCAAATACGAGAAGATGCGCCTCAAGTTCGAGGGGCTCCGGCCCCTCAAGCGCCTCCCCGACATGCTGTTCGTGGTGGACACTATGCGGGAGGCCACGGCGATCCGCGAGGCGAACGCCCTGAACATCCCCGTCATCGCCATGGTCGACACCAACTGCGACCCCGATCCCATCGACTACATCATCCCGGCCAACGATGACGCCATCCGCTCCATCAAGCTCGTCACCCGGTTGATGGCGGACGCCGTCCTGGAGGGCCTGCAGCTGCGGGAGAAGATGGGCGTGCCGGAGGCCCCAGCCGAAGAGGAGGAGATCGAGGAGGTCGTGCCGGCCCTGGAGCCCCGCCGCGTCTTCGAGGCGGAGGAGGAAGAGGCCGAGGAAGAGATGGAGGAGGAGATCGGGGAGGAGCTGGAGGAGCTCCCCTGA